The following proteins are co-located in the Candida dubliniensis CD36 chromosome 3, complete sequence genome:
- a CDS encoding exocyst complex component, putative (Similar to S. cerevisiae SEC6): MSDSTLSKISELIKLEDDLAKIGSIRQQFLKEKSSVDVKLSSTTQVQIDSIMKNLANLNNTMERLDSIKGGIGEVQQVHDRTIGEVREYDTIKKMTMVNQFLHQVGSLYEDISGFKSFLNKLNEMIQGELEELQNDLTYPLPNFVRIHHAYTQARNFVDYLEVYSTSLSDDLQSIVYKVVSPIKKTIKLFDELLNEGVQSLTEVTKEGNFECFFKIIAAVTWEENEDLKVSLMKSLDMVESDPKTVNYKTFRGRCRNYKKFFFDKLRAHLHEIFDSCVEYYGNDKILVYDGLYWLEDEMRFVYTTLDKLFPGNWGVSGFIQDVYYNRLHDFTMDLISADPPAEDLLKILSYDSRYGSFVSEFGVKQKSIIGEELKGNVLDDYLKNITTKMREWNDNLIRQETKTFTERPNAPDIYPIESTIEDLDANKNEVQLTIELNVYVMPDFKIALTMLKEQADVAAESKYSRILVEVIESWSECYVKRIANFREVVEDEMDRYMSVFNNEKYLIKESKAKRLFRKKPPVVDLDNLSPEEQSKLSREGLIEYLAALANSLDISDDIMNDKFAPGYKEKVHTNYHARIGKAFDVASESSNALISEVLSAITDIIMNDLTPALCKLFTKKWYEDGHSQTGEPTIAELVVETISEYMGEMRQYCVYPVYQLLFVIFLDNFIPTYIRIGYENVLHGDGKKIDPKATKKYKSFSEGITRDIEVFFSGLDPLFTRKDGEYFFASLNAIELLSVLGECEVENVKDVWQHEVLPKFYDCSVEYIRGVCLCRKDMDKSQVKQLVPQLQEIKDQYHQEVQPPDVPIFTLNDFEFQD; the protein is encoded by the coding sequence ATGAGCGACTCTACATTGTCAAAAATCAGTGAGTTGATTAAATTGGAAGATGATTTGGCCAAGATAGGCAGTATTCGGCAGCAGTTTCTTAAGGAAAAGTCGTCAGTTGATGTGAAGTTGTCGTCGACGACACAGGTGCAGATCGATTCGATTATGAAGAATTTAGCGAACTTGAACAACACTATGGAGAGACTTGATTCGATTAAAGGGGGAATTGGGGAGGTTCAGCAAGTACATGATCGTACGATTGGAGAAGTTAGGGAGTATGACACGATCAAGAAGATGACGATGGTGAATCAGTTTTTACACCAAGTGGGGAGTTTGTATGAGGATATTTCTGGGTTCAAGAGTTTTCTTAATAAGTTGAATGAGATGATTCAAGGGGAGTTGGAAGAGTTGCAGAATGATTTAACGTATCCCTTACCGAATTTTGTTCGAATCCACCATGCGTATACTCAGGCCAGGAACTTTGTGGATTATTTGGAGGTGTACTCGACGAGTTTGTCGGATGATTTGCAGTCGATTGTGTATAAGGTTGTTTCTCCAATTAAGAAGACGATCAAGTTGTTTGACGAGTTGCTTAATGAAGGGGTGCAGAGTTTGACGGAGGTTACTAAGGAAGGGAATTTTGAGTGTTTTTTCAAGATTATTGCTGCGGTTACGTGGGAGGAAAATGAGGATTTAAAGGTGTCGTTGATGAAGAGTTTGGATATGGTTGAGAGTGATCCAAAGACGGTAAACTACAAGACGTTTCGTGGGAGGTGCAGAAACTATAAGaagtttttctttgacaAGTTGCGGGCGCACCTTCATGAGATATTTGATTCGTGTGTTGAGTATTATGGGAATGACAAGATCCTTGTGTATGATGGGTTGTACTGGTTAGAGGATGAGATGCGGTTTGTGTATACCACGTTGGATAAGTTGTTTCCTGGCAATTGGGGCGTGAGTGGGTTTATTCAGGATGTGTATTATAATCGGTTGCATGATTTTACGATGGACCTTATTAGTGCTGACCCACCGGCTGAAGACTTGCTCAAGATCTTGCTGTATGATTCGAGGTATGGGAGTTTTGTTTCTGAGTTTGGGGTTAAGCAGAAGTCGATTATTGGAGAAGAGCTTAAAGGGAATGTGTTGGACGATTACTTGAAGAATATCACCACGAAAATGAGGGAGTGGaatgataatttgattagGCAAGAGACGAAAACTTTTACAGAGAGGCCGAATGCGCCAGATATCTACCCTATCGAGCTGACCATTGAGGATTTAGATGCAAATAAGAATGAGGTGCAACTCACAATTGAGCTTAATGTGTATGTTATGCCGGATTTTAAGATTGCGTTGACGATGCTTAAGGAGCAGGCGGATGTTGCTGCAGAGTCAAAGTATTCACGGATATTGGTTGAGGTTATTGAGAGTTGGAGTGAGTGCTATGTCAAGCGTATTGCCAATTTTCGGGAGGTGGTCGAAGATGAGATGGACCGGTACATGTCGGTGTTTAACAATGAAAAGTACTTGATTAAGGAGAGCAAGGCCAAGCGATTGTTTAGAAAGAAACCGCCGGTGGTGGATCTTGATAACTTGTCGCCAGAAGAGCAGAGCAAGCTTTCGAGAGAAGGGTTGATTGAGTACTTGGCGGCGTTGGCAAACTCGTTGGATATTAGTGATGATATAATGAACGATAAGTTTGCCCCCGGGTATAAAGAGAAGGTGCATACGAATTACCATGCACGGATTGGGAAGGCGTTTGATGTTGCATCTGAGAGTTCGAATGCGTTGATATCGGAAGTTTTGAGTGCCATTACTGACATTATTATGAACGACCTTACGCCGGCGTTGTGCAAGTTGTTTACGAAGAAATGGTATGAAGATGGACACTCGCAGACGGGCGAGCCTACCATTGCTGAGCTTGTGGTAGAGACGATTAGTGAGTATATGGGAGAGATGAGACAGTACTGTGTGTACCCGGTTTAccagttgttgtttgttatttttttggacAATTTTATTCCGACGTATATTAGGATTGGTTATGAGAATGTATTGCACGGTGACGGCAAGAAGATTGATCCGAAGGCGACAAAGAAGTACAAGTCATTTAGTGAGGGGATTACCAGGGATATTGAGGTTTTCTTTAGTGGACTTGACCCGTTATTTACGAGGAAGGATGGGGAGTACTTTTTTGCGTCGCTCAATGCCATTGAGTTGTTGCTGGTGTTGGGGGAGTGTGAGGTTGAAAATGTAAAAGATGTGTGGCAGCATGAGGTACTTCCCAAATTTTATGATTGTTCGGTGGAGTATATTCGAGGGGTGTGTTTGTGCCGCAAGGATATGGACAAGTCACAGGTGAAGCAGTTGGTGCCGCAGTTGCAGGAAATTAAG